The proteins below come from a single Cylindrospermopsis raciborskii Cr2010 genomic window:
- a CDS encoding 4-hydroxy-3-methylbut-2-enyl diphosphate reductase, with product MDTKTFKRTLQHSENYNRKGFGHKEEVSTQLQSEYESSLIQEIRNSNYTIKKGNTTIRLAQAFGFCWGVERAVAMAYETRQHFPTERIWITNEIIHNPSVNQRMQEMGVGFIPVTTNKKDFSVVEQGDVVILPAFGASVQEMQILHDKGCQIVDTTCPWVSKVWNTVEKHKKGEFTSIIHGKYKHEETVATSSFAGKYLIVLNLQEAEYVSNYILHGGNREEFLTRFAKAYSAGFDPDKDLEKVGIANQTTMLKGETEQIGKIFEKTMMQKYGTLALNDHFQSFNTICDATQERQDAMLELVEHELDLIIVIGGFNSSNTTQLQQIAINRNIPSYHIDSVERIKPSNAIEHRQLNGEIATTKNWLPIGETIVGVTSGASTPDKVVEDIIEKIFTLKAFNIN from the coding sequence ATGGATACCAAAACTTTTAAACGTACACTACAACACTCAGAAAACTACAATCGCAAAGGGTTTGGGCACAAAGAAGAAGTGTCTACACAGTTACAATCTGAGTATGAAAGTAGTCTAATTCAAGAAATACGCAATAGTAACTACACGATTAAAAAAGGCAATACTACTATCCGACTAGCTCAAGCCTTTGGATTTTGTTGGGGTGTGGAGCGCGCAGTAGCGATGGCATACGAAACTCGTCAACACTTTCCCACAGAAAGGATTTGGATCACCAATGAAATAATTCACAATCCCTCGGTTAATCAACGTATGCAAGAAATGGGAGTGGGATTTATCCCCGTAACTACTAATAAAAAAGATTTTTCAGTAGTTGAACAAGGGGATGTAGTTATTTTACCCGCCTTCGGTGCTAGTGTACAAGAAATGCAAATCTTACATGACAAAGGTTGTCAAATTGTGGATACAACTTGTCCATGGGTTTCTAAAGTGTGGAACACAGTGGAAAAGCACAAAAAAGGTGAATTTACCTCAATCATTCATGGCAAGTACAAGCACGAGGAAACAGTAGCGACTAGTTCCTTCGCTGGCAAATACCTAATTGTATTAAATTTACAAGAAGCCGAGTATGTAAGCAACTATATCCTCCATGGTGGTAACCGGGAGGAATTTTTAACCAGGTTTGCCAAAGCCTATTCAGCGGGTTTTGACCCAGATAAAGACTTAGAGAAAGTAGGGATTGCCAACCAAACAACCATGCTCAAAGGAGAAACAGAGCAAATTGGCAAAATATTTGAAAAGACCATGATGCAAAAATATGGCACCTTAGCACTGAACGATCATTTTCAAAGTTTTAACACCATCTGTGATGCTACCCAAGAAAGACAAGATGCCATGTTAGAACTAGTTGAACATGAATTAGACCTGATAATAGTAATTGGCGGGTTTAATTCATCAAATACTACCCAATTACAACAAATAGCTATTAACAGAAATATTCCTTCCTATCACATTGACAGTGTGGAGAGAATTAAACCTAGTAATGCAATTGAACATCGGCAATTAAACGGAGAAATAGCAACCACAAAAAACTGGCTACCTATAGGGGAAACAATTGTTGGCGTGACTTCTGGTGCTTCCACACCTGATAAGGTCGTAGAAGACATTATCGAGAAAATTTTTACCCTAAAGGCGTTCAACATCAACTGA
- the menB gene encoding 1,4-dihydroxy-2-naphthoyl-CoA synthase, whose protein sequence is MKPDWKTVKHYDDILYEKIDGIAKITINRPHKRNAFRPETIFEIYEAFCDAREDINIGVVLLTGAGPHTDGKYAFCSGGDQSVRGEGGYVDHTGIPRLNVLDLQRLIRSLPKVVIALVAGYAIGGGHVLHLVCDLTIAADNAIFGQTGPKVGSFDGGFGASYLARIVGQKKAREIWFLCRQYNAQQALEMGLINTIVPVQDLEMEGINWAKEILDKSPIAIRCLKAAFNADCDGQAGIQELAGNATLLYYMTTEAAEGKQAFLQKRPPNFRDFPWLP, encoded by the coding sequence ATGAAACCCGACTGGAAAACCGTTAAACATTACGACGACATACTCTATGAAAAAATAGATGGTATTGCTAAGATAACCATCAATCGCCCCCATAAGCGCAATGCATTTCGTCCAGAAACAATATTTGAAATATATGAAGCTTTTTGTGATGCTCGTGAGGATATAAATATTGGCGTAGTGCTACTAACAGGTGCAGGACCTCATACCGATGGTAAATATGCTTTTTGTTCCGGGGGAGACCAAAGCGTGAGGGGAGAAGGCGGTTATGTTGACCACACTGGAATTCCGCGCCTAAACGTGTTAGATCTACAACGTCTGATTCGTTCTCTACCTAAAGTAGTGATTGCTTTAGTAGCGGGATATGCTATTGGTGGAGGTCATGTTCTGCATCTAGTGTGCGATCTAACCATAGCAGCAGATAATGCGATTTTTGGGCAAACAGGACCGAAAGTAGGTAGCTTTGATGGTGGTTTTGGTGCTAGTTACCTAGCGCGAATAGTTGGACAGAAAAAAGCTCGGGAAATTTGGTTCCTCTGTCGTCAATACAATGCACAACAAGCCTTAGAAATGGGTTTAATTAATACCATTGTTCCGGTTCAGGATCTAGAAATGGAGGGAATAAACTGGGCTAAAGAAATTCTAGACAAAAGTCCTATTGCCATACGTTGTCTAAAAGCGGCATTTAACGCAGACTGCGATGGACAAGCTGGAATACAAGAGCTTGCTGGTAACGCCACTTTACTTTATTATATGACCACAGAAGCAGCAGAGGGTAAACAGGCATTTTTGCAAAAACGCCCCCCAAATTTTCGGGATTTCCCTTGGTTACCCTAG
- a CDS encoding S66 peptidase family protein — protein MKLNRRQFLTVSLASLASFSPLGYSFPTLGTTTNSTIKPRRLKTGNGVGLISPAGATFLPEEVEIVQDAVKALGMTPYLAPNLLARYGYLGGTDLHRAADINQFFADGKISMLLPIRGGWGCARILPYLDYQVIRRNPKVLVGFSDLTALNLAIYAKTGLITFHGPNGLTSWRAEQVNWFRRVLFAGEKLNFANEADPDDRGRLMRVKNRIQTITHGKARGRLIGGNLSVISAMVGSAYLPNFAGAILFVEDVGESIYRIDRMLTHLKLAGILQNLRGFIFGQCTNCAPDGGYGSLTLEEVVRDHIQSLAVPACMGLQIGHLENIVTLPIGIEVEMDATDGTIVMLDSAVN, from the coding sequence ATGAAATTGAACCGTCGTCAATTCCTCACCGTTTCGCTGGCCAGTCTAGCATCCTTTTCGCCACTGGGTTACAGCTTCCCTACCCTGGGAACCACTACTAATAGTACCATCAAACCACGAAGACTAAAAACTGGTAATGGCGTTGGTCTAATTAGTCCTGCTGGTGCAACCTTTTTACCAGAGGAGGTGGAAATAGTCCAGGATGCTGTTAAAGCATTGGGAATGACTCCCTATCTTGCTCCTAATCTTTTAGCACGCTATGGCTATTTGGGGGGAACAGATCTACACAGAGCAGCTGATATCAATCAGTTTTTTGCTGATGGTAAAATCTCCATGTTATTACCAATCCGTGGAGGTTGGGGTTGTGCCAGGATTTTGCCCTATTTGGACTACCAAGTAATTAGAAGAAATCCCAAAGTGTTAGTGGGCTTTAGCGACTTAACGGCATTAAATTTAGCAATTTATGCTAAAACTGGCTTAATCACCTTCCATGGTCCCAATGGTTTAACATCCTGGCGTGCTGAACAGGTAAATTGGTTTCGACGGGTTCTATTCGCCGGGGAAAAGCTTAATTTTGCCAATGAAGCAGACCCAGACGATAGGGGAAGGTTGATGAGGGTAAAAAACCGCATTCAAACCATTACCCATGGAAAAGCACGGGGGCGATTAATAGGAGGCAATCTTTCAGTGATTTCAGCCATGGTAGGATCCGCTTATTTGCCGAATTTTGCGGGGGCGATTTTATTTGTGGAGGATGTGGGAGAGAGTATTTACCGTATAGACAGAATGTTAACACATCTGAAATTGGCAGGAATTTTACAAAATTTACGGGGGTTTATTTTTGGTCAGTGTACTAATTGTGCACCAGATGGAGGATATGGTTCCCTAACCCTAGAAGAAGTTGTCCGCGACCACATTCAATCTTTGGCAGTCCCCGCTTGTATGGGATTGCAAATTGGACATCTGGAAAATATTGTCACTTTGCCCATTGGTATCGAGGTGGAAATGGATGCTACCGATGGCACAATTGTTATGTTAGATTCCGCAGTTAATTGA
- the pstB gene encoding phosphate ABC transporter ATP-binding protein PstB — MTNLTPAIKIKNLSFYYGNYKAIENISLDIYKNRVTALIGPSGCGKSTFIKALNRISELEGKVKVDGSVEFFGQSIYDSRININRLRREIGMVFQKPNPFPMSIYENVAYGVRISGGAPKFQLDDIVESALKGAALWNEVKDKLNSSALGLSGGQQQRLCIARALAVKPKVLLMDEPCSALDPIATLKVEELIHSLRSELTIAIVTHNMQQATRVADFTAFFSTDESRIGQMVEFGATTQIFGSPLDERTRDYVAGRFG, encoded by the coding sequence ATGACTAATCTGACTCCAGCTATCAAGATTAAAAACCTCAGTTTTTACTACGGTAACTACAAAGCTATCGAGAACATATCCTTAGATATTTACAAGAATCGAGTTACCGCACTAATAGGTCCTAGTGGTTGTGGCAAATCCACGTTTATCAAAGCCCTAAATCGCATTAGTGAATTAGAAGGTAAAGTCAAGGTGGATGGGAGCGTAGAATTTTTTGGGCAGAGTATTTACGATTCCCGGATTAACATTAATCGGTTAAGAAGGGAAATTGGCATGGTATTTCAGAAGCCAAACCCTTTTCCCATGAGCATTTACGAGAATGTTGCTTACGGGGTAAGAATTTCTGGTGGGGCTCCAAAATTTCAATTAGATGACATTGTGGAATCTGCTCTTAAAGGAGCTGCTTTGTGGAATGAGGTAAAAGATAAACTGAACTCATCTGCTTTAGGACTTTCTGGTGGACAGCAGCAAAGACTCTGTATTGCTCGTGCTTTAGCAGTAAAACCCAAAGTCTTATTAATGGATGAACCCTGTTCAGCATTAGATCCCATTGCTACCCTAAAAGTAGAGGAACTAATCCACAGTTTGCGATCAGAACTAACCATAGCTATTGTTACCCACAATATGCAACAGGCGACACGGGTTGCTGACTTTACAGCTTTCTTCAGTACAGATGAAAGTCGTATTGGACAAATGGTAGAATTTGGTGCTACAACCCAAATATTTGGTAGTCCCCTAGACGAGCGTACCCGCGATTATGTTGCGGGGCGATTTGGTTGA
- the pstA gene encoding phosphate ABC transporter permease PstA encodes MNSGTDESFARELLDPLPPNRLLFSYLMNGLSFILSLLAFLPLGSIIWEIISRGSSSLKLEMFYLPLIDNGFANAILGTLLMVSIATLLSVPVGVITGIFLAEFAKNSQINKLVRFLTSILTGVPSIVVGMFAYGVVVLTTKEFSALAGGFALSVIMLPVITLTTEEALKLVPVHQRLASAALGGTKLQTTFRIVVKSAIPGITTGVSLAIARAAGETAPLIFTALFSQNWSDGLISPTASLPVLIFNLYNSPDPKVNQLVWTTSIILLSLVLFFSLLSRFLGRKSKLR; translated from the coding sequence ATGAATTCCGGAACAGACGAATCTTTTGCTAGGGAATTATTAGATCCCCTACCACCCAATAGACTGTTATTTAGTTATTTGATGAATGGTTTATCCTTCATACTAAGTCTGCTGGCATTTTTACCATTAGGATCAATTATATGGGAAATTATATCCCGGGGGAGTTCTAGTTTAAAACTAGAAATGTTTTATCTCCCCCTAATTGATAATGGCTTTGCCAATGCTATTCTGGGTACTCTACTTATGGTTAGTATTGCTACTCTACTCAGCGTACCTGTGGGAGTCATAACCGGCATATTTTTGGCAGAATTTGCCAAGAACAGCCAAATCAATAAATTGGTGCGATTCCTCACTTCTATACTCACCGGTGTACCCTCCATTGTAGTGGGCATGTTTGCCTATGGTGTAGTTGTACTAACCACTAAAGAGTTTAGTGCTTTAGCGGGGGGATTTGCTCTTTCCGTAATCATGTTACCCGTCATTACCCTGACCACAGAGGAAGCACTCAAGCTAGTTCCAGTGCATCAGAGACTAGCTTCTGCAGCTTTAGGAGGAACAAAACTGCAAACCACATTTAGAATAGTAGTAAAATCAGCTATACCTGGGATTACCACTGGTGTATCCCTGGCGATCGCTCGTGCAGCTGGTGAAACTGCGCCATTGATTTTTACAGCGCTATTTAGTCAAAACTGGTCAGATGGTCTAATCAGTCCCACAGCGTCCTTACCAGTATTAATTTTTAATTTGTACAATAGTCCCGATCCTAAAGTTAATCAATTGGTTTGGACTACCTCTATAATACTACTGAGTTTAGTTTTATTTTTTAGTTTGCTCTCTCGTTTTTTAGGTCGCAAGAGTAAATTGCGTTAG
- the pstC gene encoding phosphate ABC transporter permease subunit PstC — MNESFPPSEDHSRAYVSGDQNLDLQVSGGLNFRLDQGFTFLVYFFAAVTVTILIVMTLVIFKEAQPAVLQFGLGFLWDQDWDTGNQLFGALTYIYGTLVSSAIAILLTVPVGISVALVTSEDFLPLPVRNTIAFVVELIAAIPSVIIGLWGIFVFIPVIEPLQKGISNFLQFIPLFNTQDPAGNNMLTAGIILSIMILPTMAAISRDVLMVVPRELRTASMALGGTRWETIFRVLLPAGFSGMVSAAMLALGRALGETMAVTMVIGNSAQISLSLLDPAYTIPAVIANEFAEAEPGLHIGALSYLGLILFVLTLAVNIAAVLLVQWVGKKNS, encoded by the coding sequence ATGAATGAATCATTTCCACCAAGTGAAGACCACTCCCGCGCCTATGTGAGTGGTGATCAAAATTTAGACCTACAGGTAAGTGGTGGATTAAATTTCCGCCTTGATCAGGGATTCACATTTTTAGTTTATTTCTTTGCTGCGGTCACTGTGACAATATTAATTGTCATGACTTTAGTCATCTTCAAAGAAGCTCAACCCGCTGTTCTCCAATTTGGTTTAGGATTTCTCTGGGACCAAGATTGGGATACAGGTAATCAGTTATTTGGAGCGTTAACTTATATTTATGGAACTTTGGTCAGCAGTGCGATCGCTATTTTGTTAACTGTACCTGTGGGTATATCTGTGGCCTTGGTTACGAGTGAGGACTTTTTGCCCTTACCAGTTAGAAACACCATTGCTTTTGTGGTAGAACTAATTGCAGCTATTCCCAGTGTAATTATTGGTTTATGGGGAATATTTGTATTTATCCCTGTAATAGAGCCTTTACAAAAGGGGATTAGTAACTTTCTCCAATTTATACCTTTATTTAACACTCAGGATCCAGCAGGTAATAATATGTTGACCGCTGGAATTATCTTGTCTATTATGATTTTACCCACGATGGCTGCCATTTCTCGTGATGTGTTAATGGTAGTTCCTCGGGAATTAAGAACCGCATCCATGGCTTTAGGTGGAACACGCTGGGAAACCATATTTCGAGTGTTATTACCTGCGGGATTTTCAGGTATGGTAAGTGCGGCCATGTTGGCTTTAGGACGTGCTTTGGGTGAGACCATGGCAGTAACTATGGTAATTGGTAACTCAGCCCAAATTAGTCTTTCTTTGCTTGATCCAGCCTATACAATTCCCGCTGTTATAGCTAATGAATTTGCCGAAGCGGAGCCGGGATTACATATTGGTGCATTAAGTTATTTAGGACTAATTTTGTTTGTATTAACTCTAGCTGTGAATATTGCTGCTGTACTATTAGTTCAGTGGGTTGGCAAAAAGAACTCTTAG
- the pstS gene encoding phosphate ABC transporter substrate-binding protein PstS, which produces MTLTTIFRPVVSTAALTTVLGFSPLLTAIAQAETLNGAGATFPAPLYERYAREVRKKHPELKVNYQAIGSGGGIRQTIAGTVDFGASDAAMKDDEIAKVKNGVILVPTAGGAVSVVYNLPGVNRLRLSRKTLPDIFSGKITNWDDQQIKADNPGVNLPNQPIRFAVRADGSGTTFIFTNHLSSINPYFKGRIGANTAPKWTLPNVLKGKGNPGVAALVARTPGSIGYVEYDYATKNNLRSAEIQNRKGEFVAPSLAASNAALSTVTFPANYRVFVGDPAQGYPIVGLTWMMIYQKYSNPSKADAIKKWINWVLKDGQQFNDDLNYTKIPQDVVNRVLQTVNSTVK; this is translated from the coding sequence ATGACATTAACCACTATTTTCCGTCCGGTAGTTTCTACAGCAGCACTAACAACAGTCCTAGGTTTTAGTCCATTATTAACAGCAATTGCTCAAGCTGAGACATTAAATGGTGCAGGTGCGACCTTTCCTGCTCCTTTGTATGAGCGTTATGCAAGGGAAGTGAGAAAGAAACATCCAGAATTGAAAGTTAATTACCAAGCGATTGGTAGTGGTGGTGGTATTCGTCAAACTATTGCGGGCACAGTAGATTTTGGTGCCAGCGATGCAGCTATGAAAGATGACGAAATAGCTAAAGTTAAAAACGGTGTAATTTTAGTACCAACAGCTGGTGGTGCGGTTTCCGTGGTTTATAACCTACCAGGAGTCAATAGACTAAGACTGTCTCGTAAAACCTTACCTGACATCTTTTCTGGTAAAATTACTAATTGGGATGATCAGCAAATTAAAGCAGATAACCCTGGTGTTAACCTACCAAATCAACCAATCAGATTTGCAGTTCGTGCGGATGGTAGCGGTACAACCTTTATCTTCACCAATCATCTCAGTTCTATAAATCCTTATTTCAAGGGTAGAATAGGAGCTAATACCGCACCAAAATGGACTCTACCCAACGTTTTAAAAGGAAAAGGAAATCCCGGTGTAGCTGCTTTAGTAGCTCGTACTCCTGGGTCTATTGGTTATGTAGAATATGACTATGCTACCAAAAACAACCTCAGATCTGCAGAAATACAGAACAGGAAAGGAGAATTTGTCGCTCCTTCTTTAGCAGCTTCTAATGCAGCTCTATCAACCGTGACCTTTCCTGCAAACTATCGCGTATTTGTTGGTGATCCAGCCCAGGGTTATCCCATTGTTGGTTTAACCTGGATGATGATTTATCAAAAGTACTCTAATCCTTCTAAAGCTGATGCTATCAAAAAGTGGATTAACTGGGTACTTAAAGATGGTCAGCAGTTTAATGACGACCTAAATTACACAAAAATACCTCAGGACGTGGTTAATCGGGTTTTACAAACTGTGAATAGCACTGTTAAGTAA
- a CDS encoding FAD-dependent hydroxylase, whose product MSFSSSEVAQTPNSRLATTESHDYDLMIVGGGIVGLTLAAALKDSGLTVLLVEAQVTSTAVAKGQAYAIHMLSARIFQGIGIWGKILPHIAKYRQVFLSDAEYPNVVKFQTSDLGGETPELGYVAEHFALLEPLQEFVRTCANVTYLCPATVVSTKTSGDIVTVNIQINGADQVFRTKLMVAADGSKSPLRQAAGIKTKGWKYWQSCIVAFVRPEKSHNYTAYEKFWQSGPFAILPLTGNRCRIVWTAPHEEAKTLCTLSDEEFLAELTRRYGHQMGKLELLGERFVFQVQLMQSDRYVLPRLALVGDAAHNCHPVGGQGLNLGIRDAAALAEVIQTAHQQGKDIGNIQILQQYERWRKNENLAILGFTDLLDRIFSNNILPMVIIRRLGLWLMQRIPILKVFALKLMIGFQGRTPQLAQLSLNTNFHGLNNQL is encoded by the coding sequence ATGTCGTTTTCATCATCTGAAGTTGCTCAAACCCCTAACTCCCGACTAGCTACCACAGAAAGCCATGATTATGATTTGATGATTGTGGGTGGTGGTATTGTTGGTTTAACTTTAGCTGCTGCTTTGAAGGATTCAGGCTTAACTGTTCTTTTGGTGGAAGCTCAGGTGACATCCACAGCGGTAGCTAAGGGACAAGCCTATGCTATACACATGTTATCAGCACGTATTTTTCAGGGTATTGGTATTTGGGGAAAAATTCTCCCTCACATTGCCAAGTATAGACAAGTGTTTCTATCGGATGCTGAATATCCAAATGTAGTCAAATTTCAAACATCCGATTTGGGGGGAGAAACACCGGAACTGGGTTATGTGGCAGAGCATTTTGCCCTGTTGGAACCCCTCCAGGAATTTGTCAGAACTTGTGCCAATGTGACTTATTTGTGTCCTGCTACTGTGGTTAGCACTAAAACTAGTGGGGATATAGTAACTGTAAATATTCAAATAAATGGTGCAGATCAAGTGTTTCGCACTAAATTAATGGTAGCTGCTGATGGTTCTAAGTCCCCTCTTCGTCAAGCTGCAGGAATTAAAACGAAGGGTTGGAAATATTGGCAGTCTTGTATAGTCGCTTTTGTCAGACCTGAGAAGTCCCACAACTACACCGCTTATGAAAAGTTTTGGCAAAGTGGGCCCTTTGCCATTTTACCCCTAACTGGTAATAGGTGTCGTATTGTGTGGACTGCTCCCCATGAAGAAGCTAAGACCCTGTGCACTTTAAGTGATGAGGAATTTTTGGCAGAATTGACTCGTCGCTATGGTCACCAGATGGGTAAATTAGAATTGCTGGGAGAGCGGTTTGTTTTTCAGGTACAGTTAATGCAAAGCGATCGCTATGTTCTCCCCCGGTTGGCTTTGGTGGGTGATGCAGCTCATAACTGTCATCCCGTGGGTGGACAGGGTTTAAATTTAGGTATCCGGGATGCTGCTGCTTTAGCTGAAGTTATTCAAACAGCTCACCAGCAAGGAAAAGATATTGGTAACATCCAGATTCTGCAGCAGTATGAACGCTGGCGCAAAAATGAAAATTTGGCGATTTTAGGGTTTACAGACCTATTAGACCGTATATTCTCCAATAACATCTTACCTATGGTCATTATTCGTCGTCTAGGTTTATGGTTAATGCAGAGGATACCCATATTAAAGGTTTTTGCCCTAAAATTAATGATTGGTTTCCAGGGTAGAACCCCCCAATTAGCTCAATTATCGCTAAATACCAACTTCCATGGACTAAATAACCAGTTATGA
- a CDS encoding lytic transglycosylase domain-containing protein → MLKKLQNKQVYLITGAGLGAFLLGVGFSFPQAQKTLSKWFDPSQVEANQSIQMDQSPSTVGMTVAQSLPERSSKLREIAEKGDSPDRERARYVLASDYIQTNQGKPALELLVGLEKDYPVLASYILLKQAQAQDMLGEKGLASDLRQRVLRDYPKSPAAVKAMYLIGQPKLQERAIAEFPSHPLTWEIIRNRLRENPNQPKLQLILAKYAGDEPGTVGFLDSLVPQSSLTPADWEVIGAAYWDNNEFVKASSAYKNAPQTAKNLYRIARGLQIDKKRESAIVIYKQQVKLFPKKKETGTALLRLAEMSSGKDAISYLDQIIAQFPSQAPQALAQKAKLLTSLKDNQSANQTWKLLLSKYSSSDAATEYRWQTALNKAKNRDYIGAWEWAQPIPTQNPGSILAPRASFWVGKWASLLGKNEEARKSYEYVLANFPQSYYAWRSARILGWDVGDFNNLRLLNPQITSPQRPLPPAGTDTFKELYLMAQDRDAWYEWETGFKNNNQPTVKEQFTEGLMRLVKGDNLIGIAKISQLEDRETPEERAEYAVLSRQITYWQARYPLLYLEPIQKWASARQVNPLLVIGLMRQESMFQPKIKSVAGAVGLMQVMPNTAKWIAPQIGVDMKTINLENPNDNIMLGTWYLDHTHQEYNNNSMLAIASYNAGPGNVAKWLRTIPKQDPDEFVEEIPFGETRNYVRQVLGNYWNYLRLYNPEISTLVSKYAKSGN, encoded by the coding sequence ATGTTAAAAAAACTACAAAACAAGCAAGTCTATTTGATTACAGGAGCGGGGCTCGGCGCCTTTCTCTTAGGTGTGGGGTTCTCATTTCCCCAGGCGCAAAAAACCTTGAGCAAATGGTTTGACCCCAGTCAGGTAGAAGCAAATCAGTCAATTCAAATGGACCAATCTCCTTCAACTGTTGGCATGACTGTAGCTCAATCTTTACCAGAAAGATCTAGTAAGCTCAGGGAAATTGCTGAAAAAGGAGACTCTCCAGATCGAGAAAGGGCCCGCTATGTCTTGGCTAGTGATTATATTCAAACGAATCAAGGTAAACCAGCGTTGGAATTATTGGTGGGTTTGGAAAAAGATTATCCAGTTTTGGCATCTTATATTTTATTGAAACAAGCCCAAGCTCAAGATATGTTGGGGGAAAAAGGGTTAGCTTCTGACCTGCGTCAAAGGGTATTAAGGGATTATCCAAAAAGTCCCGCAGCGGTGAAAGCCATGTATCTCATTGGACAACCAAAACTACAGGAACGAGCGATCGCCGAATTTCCTTCCCATCCGCTAACCTGGGAAATTATCCGCAATCGTCTGCGAGAAAACCCCAATCAACCCAAATTACAGTTAATTCTGGCCAAGTATGCTGGTGATGAACCAGGAACCGTAGGTTTTTTAGATAGCTTGGTTCCCCAATCTTCACTTACCCCAGCAGATTGGGAAGTGATTGGTGCAGCATATTGGGATAATAATGAGTTTGTTAAAGCCAGCAGTGCTTACAAAAATGCTCCTCAAACGGCTAAAAATCTATATCGTATTGCCAGGGGCTTACAAATAGACAAAAAACGGGAATCAGCAATTGTAATTTATAAACAACAAGTCAAGCTGTTTCCTAAAAAGAAAGAAACAGGAACAGCCCTATTAAGACTGGCAGAAATGTCTTCGGGGAAGGATGCCATATCCTATCTTGACCAAATAATTGCTCAATTCCCTTCTCAAGCACCACAAGCACTAGCACAAAAGGCTAAATTGCTGACCAGTCTCAAGGATAATCAGTCAGCTAATCAAACCTGGAAATTACTTCTAAGTAAATATAGCAGCTCTGATGCTGCCACAGAATACCGTTGGCAAACTGCCCTGAATAAAGCTAAAAACCGGGATTATATTGGTGCATGGGAGTGGGCACAACCAATTCCTACCCAGAATCCTGGCAGCATTTTGGCACCAAGAGCCAGTTTTTGGGTAGGTAAATGGGCAAGTCTACTGGGTAAAAACGAGGAAGCTCGTAAGTCCTATGAGTACGTACTCGCTAACTTTCCCCAGTCCTATTATGCTTGGCGTTCCGCTAGAATCCTGGGATGGGATGTGGGTGATTTTAATAATTTACGCCTACTCAATCCCCAAATTACCTCACCCCAACGTCCTTTACCCCCTGCTGGTACGGATACTTTCAAAGAACTGTATTTAATGGCACAAGATCGGGATGCCTGGTATGAATGGGAGACGGGATTTAAAAATAACAATCAGCCCACGGTAAAAGAACAGTTCACGGAAGGGTTGATGCGGTTAGTAAAGGGTGATAACCTCATTGGTATTGCTAAAATATCTCAGTTGGAAGATAGGGAAACCCCGGAGGAGAGAGCTGAATATGCTGTTTTAAGTCGACAAATTACCTATTGGCAAGCACGATATCCCCTATTATACTTAGAACCAATACAAAAGTGGGCTTCAGCTCGTCAGGTAAATCCCCTGCTGGTGATAGGTTTAATGAGACAGGAATCAATGTTCCAACCTAAAATTAAATCAGTAGCTGGTGCTGTGGGTTTAATGCAAGTGATGCCAAATACAGCTAAATGGATAGCACCACAAATTGGTGTGGATATGAAAACTATTAACCTGGAAAACCCCAATGATAATATCATGTTGGGAACTTGGTATTTGGATCATACCCACCAGGAATATAATAATAATTCCATGTTGGCGATCGCCAGTTATAATGCAGGACCTGGCAATGTTGCCAAGTGGTTACGAACCATACCCAAACAGGATCCCGACGAATTTGTGGAGGAAATACCCTTTGGGGAAACCAGAAATTACGTGCGTCAGGTGTTGGGGAATTATTGGAATTACCTACGGTTGTATAACCCGGAGATTTCAACCTTAGTTAGTAAATACGCCAAATCTGGAAACTAA